CGCTGACGGGCTAGTTTAACAGATGCTTCTGATATATCAACACCCACAATTTTTGCACCAGGATTAGCTTCTGCTAAAATTAAAGATTTATAACCAGTACCACAGCCAGCATCTAAAATTACTTTCTCTTTGCTGTCTATAACTTTTTGATTTCTGAGATAATAAGACGTGACTATGTTATGAATATACAGAGCATTTGCATCATCTTTAGGAGATTCATCAAGAGGACGATTTGGATATGGTGCGCTATCAAATTGCTTACGGATTTTATCCCATAAATCAGAGTTGGAATTATTCATAAAAATTATTATTACACCTAAAATTTTCGATAGTAACTATGAATTAGTTGAAACCATACATGATTTTACTTAGCCAACACAATGAAGTAACAAAACTTAATTAAAATAATTGAGGATCTGTTATAATGCAATTTGCATTATATGTCAAAAATAGGGTGAGTCAATTATGGTTCAAGCCTTACCTCAAATCAAATTAGTCACCTTTGAAGAGTTTATAGAGTGGTATCCAAATACAGGTATCCGCTATGAACTACATGATGGAGTAATTGTAGAAATGACACCACCCGGAGGAGATCATGAAGAAATTGTCGGGTTTTTGGTTGGAGAAATAGTTACACAATACAAACAGCTAAAATTTCCCTATTTTATTCCCAAAACTGCTTTAATTAAACCACCAAACAGCAAATCAGCGTACTCACCAGATATACTGCTGTTAAATCGGTCTAATCTGGTGAATGAACCTTTATGGAAAAAACAGTCTACCATTAGTGAATCTGCTTCTGTCCCTATTGTGGTGGAGATTGTCAGCACAAATTGGCGTGATGATTACTACAAGAAATTAGCTGACTACGAACAAATGGGTATTGTTGAATATTGGATTGTTGATTATGCTGCTTTAGGTGGTAGAACATTTATTGGTAATCCTAAACAGCCTACTATTTCTATTTATCATCTGATAGATGAGGAATATCAGGTTAGTCAGTTTAGAGATGATGATTTGATAATATCACCAACTTTCCCACATTTACATTTAACTGCTAATCAAATTTTTAAAGCCGGTGTTTAAATTATACTAAACGCCTGCGTGGGTTAAAATTTGAGTCCGCGAAGGCGGACTTTGCTTGTGTAGTAGTGATTTCTAATCGCCATATACTTTTTACCTCAATGACAATTACAAAAAAGCAATTACCAAGTTTCCTTAAATTTACGAAAAATCCCACACTATCCCAGCGATTGATGGCAATTGGGATCGGTATGACCCTATTTTTCATCTTCTTAGCCTTTTTTGCACCTGTATTCCAAAGTTGGGGGTGGTTGCAAAACCCGAAAGAATTTCTTTCTAACCCTATTCATGAACCACCTTCGGCTAAACATTGGTTTGGAACAAGTCGTTTAGGTTATGATGTCTTTTCTCGGAGTGTGTTTGGGGTACAAGCCGCGCTGCAAGTGGTGACTTTAGCAACATCCTTGAGTATGATCATTGGTGTGCCTTTGGGAATGGTCAGCGGTTATTTGGGGGGGAAATTAGATAAAGCCCTGTTATTTCTCATGGATAGTATTTATACTTTACCAGGATTGCTACTGTCAGTGACCTTGGCTTTCGTGGTGGGCAGAGGAATCTTAAATGCAGCGATCGCCATTAGTATAGCCTATATTCCCCAATATTATCGCGTAGTCCGTAACCACACCGTCAGCGTCAAAACCGAAGTATACATCGAAGCTGCCCAAGCAATGGGGGCTTCTACCTGGGTTGTTTTATCCAGATATCTATTTTTCAACGTCATTCAAAGCGTCCCCGTTCTCTTTACCCTCAACGCCGCAGATGCCATATTAGTTTTAGGCGGTTTAGGATTTTTAGGGTTAGGATTACCCGAAGAAGTACCAGAATGGGGATATGATTTAAAACAAGCTCTAGAAGCACTACCTACAGGCATTTGGTGGACTACCTTATTTCCTGGTTTAGCAATGACAACCTTGGTAGTAGGGTTATCACTACTTGGTGAGGGGTTAAATGAATTTGTCAATCCTCGGCTGAGAAGAGAAAATAGGCAATAGTTTGATGATAACTGTAAAACAAAAGAGATAATTGTGAACGATAATATTACATTAATAGCGGCTGCTACAGGTGGATTTATGATTTCTGTAGCTTTATCGGGTATTCTCAAAGGCGCACCTGTAACAAATTGGCAGCAGGCACATCATAATTCACACTCGATTGTTAATGTGCAGATAATCAGTAAAATAATTGACTATCTATTTGAGCATGAACGATTAATCAATAGTTGATTCCTAGTATAGTACGGCGTAAGTTAATGAATAATTCCGAATCTGTGAAAAGCTTATGCTGTATTTATTCTAAATTCTAAATTCATAAAAAAGCGGTACTAGTCCATATTTCTCATCGTTCCTGTACAAGCTGCACTAGTGGAAGTTAGACTAGGGGGAGTAACAGGATTATTAGCTTCTGTCCCGGCTGTTTGACAAGCAACTGCCAAGGTTTGTCCTGCTAAAAGAACAGTAACACCTCCATTAAAGCCTTTAAGAGCATTAGTATCATTAGGTGTTGCTGTAATAATGGCTGTATTAGCATCTATTGTCAGAATATAAATATAGTTATTAGTTGATGCTGGAATACCTATTTGTAGAGTATCAAGACTATTAGTAAATAATGTATTTTCCATTCTGTAGGCTTGCTGCGCTCTATTAACTGCACCAATGTACATCTTTGCTTCTGATTGTCTCGCTTTTGCGGATTGGTTAAGAAAAGATGGTAAAGCAATAGCAGATAGAATACCGATGAGAATAAATACAATTAACAGTTCAATAAGGGTAAACCCTTTATTATCTTTATTTTTACTCAGAATGTGTTGAACTAATGTGGTGTACAGTTCACTTTTCATCGTAGTTTTCCTTGGGGTGGAGTCTTATTTGTTTCCCTATCCAAATAAGTTACCCACATTTAATCAATTTCATAAATATGTAGACACAATTAAATATAAAATGGGCAGGCAGGATGCCCACCCCACAATAATAAATATATAACTCTTGTGGAGTGGGCTTCTAGCTTGCTAAGAGTCCAGAATATTATTTGATATTTATTTCAGCCTAAGCTGTTCCGCATTTAAATTGTCTAACCTGTTAGGAGTCTAAGAGGATGTTTGAAAAGTCTAATTTATTACTTGCCTTGGCGACTAGAAGTCGCGGCTACACAGACAAAACCCACCTCCGTGGGTTTGAAACCCTTGATTTTTTTGTTAGTCCACGCAGGTGGACTTTGCTTGTGTAGTAGCGACTGACCGTCGCCGAAAACTTTTCAAACATCCTCTAAATATTGTGGGGTGGGCATCCTGCCCGCCCGAATATTTAAATTAGGTGCGTTTTAGCCTATCTACTTATAACAATTTGATCTGATTTGTGAAAATAGCAAGATTCACATTTCCGAATTATTAAAGAAATTAGGTATCTTATTATTCACATATTTGTAATAATTTTAATAAATCCCTCACATTTATCACTATATCTTCTGAAAAATCTTGAGGATAAATGAGATGATGAAAATGCCAACCCGGAAGAGTTTCCCCCAGTAAGTAATAATAATCTAAACTGACTAAATTACTAATCCACCAATAACAATGATAAACATAATTGGGCGCAAATAACTCAATCACTTTAGTTCCAGGTTGGCAAAATACTAAATTTGTTAAACCACTACCATGCGGAGATATAATAATTTCCGCTTGCGAGAATAAAGCAGCTTGTTCTAATACAGACAATGATTCTAATATTATTTCTTCAAAACCATAAGTAGCAAGTAATTTTAAAATTTCATCTTCATTCAAAACTCTGCGACTTTTAGCTAATTTACGAGTAATATAAATCCTTTTTTTAGAAGATGGAAGTTTGGTATTTTCTAAATTTAGAAACCGCTGCTTTAAAAAATCACAAGTCCATTTTGGCATCCATGCAACCGTACCAGGAAAAGAGGGAACAATTAATTGTGTTGCTTGAAGATGATGAATTTTGTTAATATTTATTTGTTTGTGTTCAGGAATTGCTAGTAATTTTAAAGTTTCCCGTTGAAATGATAAACTATTATCAACAACAAAATAATCAATTTCATCAAAATTACAATTATTTATTCTTAATAATTCCCATCTGGGTAAAATATCTAACATCCAATGAAAATAAATATTATTTGTTAACCCAGCTAAAACAACTACCTTACCTGTAATACAATGAATAGGAGGTAACTTATCAACTTTAAATATAGAATGTTGACTGGGATGTTTATCAGGATGATGAGGTTGTAAAATGGGAAAATCTGGAGAAATATCCGCTAAAAAATGTGATTCATCTGTGATAATTACAGATTGAGTTTGATCATCACTTAACCAAAATCTACCTTGGGGAATTGTGACTATAAATGAAGCAGGTAATTTAACTACTTTACCAAATCTAAAACTAAAATGTACTTGATTCTCTAGGGATTTAGGATAATTTAGTTTTACATCTATTTCTGGATATATTTCTATATAATTATCAATAACAGTTGATTCATAAAAACCAGTAGGAGGTAAAATAGATTGAATTTGGGAAAGTTCAAAAATATCAACATCCTGAGTTAATATCTTAATTAGATTATCAACTAACCCAGCTATTGATGAATTAATTTCTAAGGCTTTTTGGAAACAATTAATTGCATCTGCTATTTGATGTTTTTGTCCAAAAAGAAAACCTAAATAAACTAATGCTAAAGAAGAATTAGGTTGTATTTGCAAATGTTTCTGTAAATTTACTACTGCTTGTTCTATATTGCGAATATTAAATAATATCATTCCTAATAAATAATAGGCTTCAGCAAAATTGTGATTAATAGCAATTGCTTTATTTACATAAAAAATTGTTTCTTCATAATTGCCAAATCTTAACCAACATTGACTAATTATATAATTCAGATTTTCATCTTCATGAATATTGATTATTTTCGTTAAAATAGTGATTAATTCTCTAATTTGTTCAGAGTTATTTTGTTCTAAAATAATTTTACTGTATGCTAAACAAACATCTAAATTATGATAAAAATAATCAAT
The window above is part of the Dolichospermum sp. DET69 genome. Proteins encoded here:
- a CDS encoding Uma2 family endonuclease, with protein sequence MVQALPQIKLVTFEEFIEWYPNTGIRYELHDGVIVEMTPPGGDHEEIVGFLVGEIVTQYKQLKFPYFIPKTALIKPPNSKSAYSPDILLLNRSNLVNEPLWKKQSTISESASVPIVVEIVSTNWRDDYYKKLADYEQMGIVEYWIVDYAALGGRTFIGNPKQPTISIYHLIDEEYQVSQFRDDDLIISPTFPHLHLTANQIFKAGV
- a CDS encoding ABC transporter permease; protein product: MTITKKQLPSFLKFTKNPTLSQRLMAIGIGMTLFFIFLAFFAPVFQSWGWLQNPKEFLSNPIHEPPSAKHWFGTSRLGYDVFSRSVFGVQAALQVVTLATSLSMIIGVPLGMVSGYLGGKLDKALLFLMDSIYTLPGLLLSVTLAFVVGRGILNAAIAISIAYIPQYYRVVRNHTVSVKTEVYIEAAQAMGASTWVVLSRYLFFNVIQSVPVLFTLNAADAILVLGGLGFLGLGLPEEVPEWGYDLKQALEALPTGIWWTTLFPGLAMTTLVVGLSLLGEGLNEFVNPRLRRENRQ
- a CDS encoding prepilin-type N-terminal cleavage/methylation domain-containing protein produces the protein MKSELYTTLVQHILSKNKDNKGFTLIELLIVFILIGILSAIALPSFLNQSAKARQSEAKMYIGAVNRAQQAYRMENTLFTNSLDTLQIGIPASTNNYIYILTIDANTAIITATPNDTNALKGFNGGVTVLLAGQTLAVACQTAGTEANNPVTPPSLTSTSAACTGTMRNMD
- a CDS encoding DUF563 domain-containing protein, which produces MDITQLKQQADIYLQQRDFIAAINIYEKCIELAPNLISNYWYLGLAWLLQGNEIESQSIWLSTFTNSDLDLQDNDLIEFIDLLKNKADEYLDHDHYQLAQTIYEAILNWDDSNIQVYDNLAHAVAMQGNLEAAIDYWQTLIEIEPNYIDAYLNQANIWQKLENFELAIECYQKALLIKKQDYLVFYQIGLCYTHLQQWNIAIQYFQQSLEIQPEYLAAYSDLAISLIHLEHFDQGIEYLQKVVQSQPEFLQPLLDISNSGKLLLGNANNAGIKLINLLNFSDIHNKLDLYFHLSQTLFKDYPALAVKLLQQVREIDIDYFYHNLDVCLAYSKIILEQNNSEQIRELITILTKIINIHEDENLNYIISQCWLRFGNYEETIFYVNKAIAINHNFAEAYYLLGMILFNIRNIEQAVVNLQKHLQIQPNSSLALVYLGFLFGQKHQIADAINCFQKALEINSSIAGLVDNLIKILTQDVDIFELSQIQSILPPTGFYESTVIDNYIEIYPEIDVKLNYPKSLENQVHFSFRFGKVVKLPASFIVTIPQGRFWLSDDQTQSVIITDESHFLADISPDFPILQPHHPDKHPSQHSIFKVDKLPPIHCITGKVVVLAGLTNNIYFHWMLDILPRWELLRINNCNFDEIDYFVVDNSLSFQRETLKLLAIPEHKQININKIHHLQATQLIVPSFPGTVAWMPKWTCDFLKQRFLNLENTKLPSSKKRIYITRKLAKSRRVLNEDEILKLLATYGFEEIILESLSVLEQAALFSQAEIIISPHGSGLTNLVFCQPGTKVIELFAPNYVYHCYWWISNLVSLDYYYLLGETLPGWHFHHLIYPQDFSEDIVINVRDLLKLLQICE